The Amycolatopsis mongoliensis genome includes a window with the following:
- a CDS encoding phosphoketolase family protein — protein MTALDARPAVLGSTELAQVDALWRAANYLAAGQIYLMANPLLHEPLRPEHVKPRLLGHWGTSPGLNFVYAHLNRAILTHDLNAMFVTGPGHGGPALLANTWLEGSYTEAWPEVTQDADGMRELFKQFSFPGGVPSHVAPQVPGSIHEGGELGYSLAHAYGAAFDNPGLLVACVIGDGEAETGPLATSWHANKFLDPVRDGAVLPILHLNGYKIANPTVLSRIAPAELDALLRGYGYEPIYVEGSDPETMHQAMAAALDSAVADLAVIRRHHDRPAWPMIVLRSPKGWTGPSVVDGLPVEGTWRSHQVPLAEVRHNPDHLRQLEQWLLSYRPEELFDDHGRPVADVTALIPAGERRMGANPNANGGILLRPLTLPETAAHAVGVPAPGATLAEPTRALGRFLRDVFALNADRANFRLFGPDETASNRLDAVYDVTGKQWQAAVEPVDEHLSPDGRVLEVLSEHLCQGWLEGYLLTGRHGLFNCYEAFVHIVDSMVNQHIKWLRVHRQIPWRRPVASLNYLLTSHVWRQDHNGFSHQDPGFVDHIANKSSEVVRIYFPPDTNTLLEVAAHCLRSRDYVNVVVAGKNDSPNWLDAEQAALHCARGVSIWEWASTHTDREPDVVLGCAGDAPTLEVLAAAKILREELPELAVRVVNVVDLMRLQPEAEHPHGLGDREFDALFTPDRPVIFAYHGYPWLIHRLAYRRSNHAGMHVRGYTEHGTTTTPFDMLVLNHMDRFQLVIDVIDRVPGLVATAGVLRQRMTEAQGRHRRWIRVHGEDLPEIRDWTWEG, from the coding sequence GTGACCGCGCTCGACGCCCGGCCCGCGGTGCTCGGCAGCACCGAGCTCGCCCAGGTGGACGCTCTCTGGCGGGCCGCGAACTACCTCGCGGCCGGCCAGATCTACCTGATGGCGAACCCGCTGCTGCACGAACCGCTGCGCCCCGAGCACGTCAAGCCGAGGCTGCTCGGGCACTGGGGGACCTCACCCGGCCTCAACTTCGTCTACGCCCACCTCAACCGGGCCATCCTGACCCACGACCTGAACGCCATGTTCGTCACCGGCCCGGGCCACGGCGGCCCGGCGCTGCTGGCCAACACGTGGCTCGAAGGCAGCTACACCGAAGCGTGGCCCGAGGTCACGCAGGACGCCGACGGCATGCGGGAGCTGTTCAAGCAGTTCTCGTTCCCCGGCGGCGTGCCCAGCCACGTCGCCCCGCAGGTCCCCGGCTCGATCCACGAAGGCGGCGAGCTCGGCTACTCGCTCGCGCACGCCTACGGGGCGGCGTTCGACAACCCGGGTCTCCTGGTCGCTTGCGTGATCGGGGACGGCGAGGCCGAGACCGGCCCCCTGGCCACGTCCTGGCACGCCAACAAGTTCCTCGACCCGGTCCGCGACGGCGCGGTCCTGCCGATCCTGCACCTCAACGGCTACAAGATCGCCAACCCGACGGTCCTGTCCCGCATCGCACCGGCCGAGCTGGACGCGTTGCTGCGCGGGTACGGCTACGAGCCGATCTACGTCGAAGGCAGCGACCCGGAGACGATGCACCAGGCGATGGCCGCCGCGCTCGACTCGGCGGTCGCCGACCTCGCGGTGATCCGCCGCCACCACGACCGGCCGGCGTGGCCGATGATCGTGCTGCGCAGCCCCAAGGGCTGGACCGGTCCGTCCGTGGTGGACGGTCTGCCGGTCGAGGGCACCTGGCGCTCGCACCAGGTGCCGCTGGCCGAGGTCCGGCACAACCCGGACCACCTGCGGCAGCTGGAGCAGTGGCTGCTTTCCTACCGGCCGGAGGAGCTGTTCGACGACCACGGCCGCCCGGTCGCGGACGTCACGGCGCTGATCCCGGCGGGGGAGCGCCGGATGGGCGCGAACCCGAACGCCAACGGCGGCATCCTGCTGCGCCCGCTGACACTGCCGGAGACCGCGGCCCACGCCGTCGGCGTCCCGGCCCCGGGCGCGACCCTGGCGGAGCCGACCCGGGCGCTGGGCCGCTTCCTGCGCGACGTCTTCGCGCTCAACGCCGACCGGGCGAACTTCCGCCTGTTCGGTCCCGACGAGACGGCGTCCAACCGGCTCGACGCGGTCTACGACGTCACCGGCAAGCAGTGGCAGGCCGCGGTCGAACCGGTCGACGAGCACCTGTCCCCGGACGGCCGCGTGCTCGAGGTGCTCTCGGAGCACCTGTGCCAGGGCTGGCTGGAGGGCTACCTGCTGACCGGGCGCCACGGGCTGTTCAACTGCTACGAGGCGTTCGTGCACATCGTCGACTCGATGGTGAACCAGCACATCAAGTGGCTGCGCGTGCACCGGCAGATCCCGTGGCGGCGCCCGGTGGCGTCGCTGAACTACCTGCTGACCTCGCACGTGTGGCGCCAGGACCACAACGGCTTCTCGCACCAGGACCCGGGGTTCGTCGACCACATCGCCAACAAGAGCTCGGAGGTCGTGCGGATCTACTTCCCGCCGGACACGAACACCCTGCTCGAGGTCGCGGCGCACTGCCTGCGCAGCCGGGACTACGTGAACGTCGTCGTGGCGGGCAAGAACGACAGCCCGAACTGGCTCGACGCCGAACAGGCCGCGCTGCACTGCGCCCGGGGCGTGAGCATCTGGGAGTGGGCCAGCACGCACACCGACCGGGAGCCGGACGTCGTCCTGGGCTGCGCGGGCGACGCCCCGACGCTGGAAGTGCTGGCGGCGGCGAAGATCCTGCGGGAAGAACTGCCGGAGCTGGCGGTGCGGGTGGTGAACGTCGTCGACCTGATGCGCCTGCAGCCGGAAGCCGAGCACCCGCACGGGCTCGGTGATCGGGAGTTCGACGCCCTGTTCACGCCGGACCGGCCGGTGATCTTCGCCTACCACGGCTACCCGTGGCTGATCCACCGGCTGGCCTACCGCCGGTCGAACCACGCGGGGATGCACGTGCGCGGCTACACCGAGCACGGCACCACGACCACGCCGTTCGACATGCTGGTGCTCAACCACATGGACCGGTTCCAGCTGGTGATCGACGTGATCGACCGGGTGCCGGGCCTGGTCGCGACGGCCGGCGTGCTGCGGCAGCGGATGACCGAGGCCCAGGGCCGGCACCGGCGCTGGATCCGGGTCCACGGCGAAGACCTGCCCGAGATCCGCGACTGGACCTGGGAGGGCTGA
- a CDS encoding universal stress protein, protein MSTTEPRITVGVDGSAGSTAAVAWAAKIASLRHLELRIVHGLQLTGLYYGGGLPGASAEALFDAIRADGERVVADARSLAASVDKDLVIGSELPNEPPVPMLIDESRHARLLVVGRTGTGGFTGMLVGGTAATVASHAHCPVAIVRGRHDSTAVPDSGPVVVGIDGSPNSEQALAIAFEEASLRGAPLVAVHAWNDITYEDTRGTARILTQPETLEEGEQRLLVERLAGWQEKYPDVEISRKLVRDRPRHVLLKESETAQLVVVGSHGRGGFTGMLLGSTSQALVQHAQCPVLVVRPERKK, encoded by the coding sequence ATGAGCACCACCGAACCGAGGATCACCGTCGGCGTGGACGGCTCGGCGGGCTCGACCGCCGCCGTCGCCTGGGCGGCGAAGATCGCTTCCCTGCGCCACCTGGAACTCAGGATCGTGCACGGGCTGCAGCTGACCGGCCTGTACTACGGCGGCGGCCTGCCCGGCGCCAGTGCCGAAGCGCTGTTCGACGCCATCAGGGCCGACGGCGAGCGGGTCGTCGCCGACGCCCGGAGCCTCGCCGCGTCCGTCGACAAGGACCTCGTGATCGGGTCGGAGCTGCCGAACGAACCGCCCGTGCCGATGCTGATCGACGAGTCGCGGCACGCCCGGCTGCTCGTCGTGGGCCGGACCGGGACCGGGGGCTTCACCGGGATGCTGGTGGGCGGCACCGCGGCCACGGTCGCGAGCCACGCCCACTGCCCGGTGGCGATCGTCCGCGGCCGGCACGATTCGACCGCCGTGCCGGACTCCGGCCCGGTCGTGGTCGGCATCGACGGCAGCCCGAACAGCGAGCAGGCGCTGGCGATCGCGTTCGAGGAGGCTTCGCTGCGCGGCGCCCCGCTGGTCGCGGTGCACGCCTGGAACGACATCACCTACGAGGACACGCGCGGCACGGCCCGCATCCTGACCCAGCCGGAGACCCTGGAAGAGGGCGAGCAGCGGCTGCTCGTCGAGCGGCTGGCGGGCTGGCAGGAGAAGTACCCCGACGTCGAGATCAGCCGGAAGCTGGTCCGCGACCGGCCACGGCACGTCCTGCTCAAGGAGAGCGAGACCGCGCAGCTGGTCGTCGTCGGCAGCCACGGCCGTGGCGGCTTCACCGGGATGCTCCTCGGCTCGACCAGCCAGGCGCTGGTCCAGCACGCCCAGTGCCCGGTGCTGGTCGTCCGCCCGGAGCGGAAGAAGTGA
- a CDS encoding CBS domain-containing protein: MRARDLMTSPVITVHPWTSAKEAAELLSMHGFTALPVVDDDDELIGIVTEADLIRGRVPVDPRHAHEHHEATVAGRAVQDVMTSPVTAMSTGTDIADLCQALVDARIRAMPIVDGSTVVGIVTRGDVVRVLARDDTDIARDVKHRLEIYGGSGRWKIAVRDGYVHIVDQYDDDTDRHVAKLLALAVPGVVAAEAAYAGEEQNR, encoded by the coding sequence ATGCGCGCACGCGACCTGATGACCTCGCCGGTGATCACCGTGCACCCGTGGACGTCCGCCAAGGAGGCGGCCGAGCTGCTGTCGATGCACGGCTTCACCGCCCTTCCCGTGGTCGACGACGACGACGAGCTGATCGGCATCGTCACCGAAGCCGACCTGATCCGCGGCCGGGTCCCGGTGGACCCCCGGCACGCCCACGAGCACCACGAAGCCACCGTCGCGGGCCGGGCGGTCCAGGACGTGATGACCAGCCCCGTCACCGCCATGAGCACCGGCACCGACATCGCCGACCTGTGCCAGGCGCTGGTGGACGCCCGGATCCGGGCGATGCCGATCGTCGACGGCTCGACCGTCGTCGGCATCGTCACCCGCGGCGACGTCGTCCGCGTGCTCGCGCGGGACGACACCGACATCGCCCGGGACGTCAAGCACCGGCTGGAGATCTACGGCGGCAGCGGCCGCTGGAAGATCGCCGTCCGCGACGGCTACGTCCACATCGTCGACCAGTACGACGACGACACCGACCGGCACGTCGCCAAGCTGCTGGCACTCGCCGTGCCCGGCGTCGTCGCCGCCGAAGCCGCCTACGCGGGTGAGGAGCAGAACCGATGA